From the genome of Amblyraja radiata isolate CabotCenter1 chromosome 31, sAmbRad1.1.pri, whole genome shotgun sequence:
gtggtcacggggagaacatacaaactccgtacagacagcacccgtagtcgggatagaacccttgtctccggcgctgcattcgttgtaaggcagcaactctaccgttgcgccaccgtgcccccaaCAAAATTGTCAGGCTTGAGTACAATGTTAGGCCTTTGTCCTCCTTGATGATGGAGATTGCAGGTTGAGGCAGTGCTTTTGAAGGAACTTGGGCAAGTTCTGTAAAGGGTACATACAGTGACCACTTTACGCTGCTGTGATGTTTCGTGCGGTGTCATTCTAGCAGTGTACACTGTCCTCGATGTTGCTGAACTGCTTGAGAGTTGTTGGAGTTACATTCATGCAGGCAAGTGGACAGTAGACTATCAAACCCCTGACAGATGCCTTGCATCTCATAGACGGTGGAAATGCTTAAGGCCGTCACGAGTATGACACTGACCATGACTCTGCCTCTGGCCAGTTCTTGTAGCCATGGAATCATCGTGGCCGAACCAGTTCTGTTTTCTGTGACCGTTCCAGTGTCATTTCCAAAACGTTTGCCCTCGAGATCATGTCTGCATTTGATAACCATTAACTAGCAATCACAAAACCTTCAGGCAACATTTGAAATAATTTACTAAAATTTCCACCATGGATGTTGGGAGTGCCGATATGTTTCTGAATGTATTCTGCTGGGGTGAACACCTGGGCTGGAGCACAGGGTTGTTCTCTCTCCAGCGATTTGCCCCCAGCCGGAATATAAAATGTTAGATAGGAACGGAAAATGCGAGTAGCACtcggcaggtcatgcagcatctgcggaaagagaaacacaTGTTTCAGGTGGAAGCCGCTTCAGTAGAACAGGGAAAGAGAAAAAGGGTGTcacttttaagttgcagagagagtGGATAGAACATGGGATATCTTTGTATGGACGTGTGGCCTGGCTTGCTGTGGTGATAAacgcgagaaagagagagagagagaagagagagtttATTTCAGCTTATTATAAGTTGCTGAGCACTGCTACTTTCAAAATGGTACTTAAGAAAATATTTATGTCATCCAATGTTATACAAATATTTAACTTTGCAACGTAGATGATTAATCTTATAGCCAACAAAGTGCAGTAACGGTATCATTGGAAAATTCCACTGACCATGTCTCCCTTGATCTTTAGGACAGTGACACCACTGTGATGTTTATTGCTGCCGTACATTTAAGCTAGACTGTTAAAATACTTCGTGGAGTATTTGCTGCTTAAAGAGATCTGGCACAGATAATTCATCATTAATAAATGTTCTGATTGCAAACATGTCAAATGACCTCGCGTTACAAATTATCACGTTATTTACACCACACAGCCACACCTCTTCTGTTTAACCAGGCTGTGAATAACCTGATGTCCTCTGTGCAAATCTTTCCACACTGTCAGCCTCTGCTCTGAACAGTGAATCGCCTCACAGATTATAGgcctgtacagcacggaaacaggccctttggcccccattgtccatgccgaccaagatggcgtatttggtcccatttgcctgcacatgcGCCATAGTCCTTTGAATCCTTcctatcttaagaaagaaatgggTTTTAATTCTATAGGTTTATGTTTTCCTTTGTATTCCTCTTCCAATGAGAGGACTGAGATAATAGTTGATCTTGGTGCTGGCAAGGTCAATGCTGCACCTTGATCAACCTCacaacattgagaatttcttgatATATCTTTCCTCTTTCCTAATATCATCACTTGTTTCGTCATAATTTATTTGAATATTaaatgattgattgaaaaatacattaaaaaagtgCCTTTTCCCCACCTGTTCCACATCGATCCGTTCACACTACTTCCATGTTTCCCActctcgcatccactccctacacacttgggacagcggtcaattgaccgacaaacccgcacgtctttgcgacgtgggaggaaaccggaggacctggaggatacccacctggtcacggggcgaacatgcaaactccacaaagacagcgtccgaggtcaggatcgagctccTGTCTCTGGCAcattgaggcagcagctgtgccactgtgctgcactaatACTAGGACTTGAAAGGTCTCTTCAATCAATTGAATCCTATTGCAAAAGACTCTTTGGGTTGTATTAGTTGTTGGAGGATTTGATGCAgactttattatttttttttcagcAACACAGTCTCTTTTTGGCTCTGTTCTTCAACGATGTAGTGCACTATCCAAAAATTGTTACACATCACCAAGACAAAGTAATGTGAAACCGCAAAGTTGGTGTACGATAGATCATGAACTGGAGGAGCTGCTGATTCCACGGAAACTGTCCATTAGTCCCTCAGAAAGTTGGCTAACAATTAAATACTGGGCACCCAGTCTGGACCCACAGAATGGACAAGGTCTTGGTGTAGGTTTGTGGGATCGTTCTCTGCTGAATGAATGCCCGCCCATTGAGGGATCCCAACATTTTGAAGAGGATGGTGCAGCAACAGACTACAGTGTGGACAACATCGAATGTAGGAATGTACTGAAGATTCGCCGGCGAAAGATGAACAGGCACAAGTACAAGAAGTTGCTGAAGCGAACAAAGTTCCTGCGTAGACGGATCAAGGAGATTCGTAGAAAACGGCGGCAGGTAAGAAAGCATAAAAGTAGCCTGGTACTGTACAATATCTGTAGTTTATCCACAAAGCCCCTGGGTAAATGGGAATTCAAGGGCACAACGTGTTAAATGTGTTTAAAATGCATTTCACAAGTTGTGCTCGAGGTATATTCCCTTCTCCCACATCCTT
Proteins encoded in this window:
- the aurkaip1 gene encoding aurora kinase A-interacting protein isoform X1; protein product: MTIMILSRLSLQLVKAHRIPATQSLFGSVLQRCSALSKNCYTSPRQSNVKPQSWCTIDHELEELLIPRKLSISPSESWLTIKYWAPSLDPQNGQGLGVGLWDRSLLNECPPIEGSQHFEEDGAATDYSVDNIECRNVLKIRRRKMNRHKYKKLLKRTKFLRRRIKEIRRKRRQLRFERDLKRIWKKAGLKKAPEGWQAPKIFVKRYQGKSE
- the aurkaip1 gene encoding aurora kinase A-interacting protein isoform X2, whose translation is MTIMILSRLSLQLVKAHRIPAQSLFGSVLQRCSALSKNCYTSPRQSNVKPQSWCTIDHELEELLIPRKLSISPSESWLTIKYWAPSLDPQNGQGLGVGLWDRSLLNECPPIEGSQHFEEDGAATDYSVDNIECRNVLKIRRRKMNRHKYKKLLKRTKFLRRRIKEIRRKRRQLRFERDLKRIWKKAGLKKAPEGWQAPKIFVKRYQGKSE